Within Actinoplanes sp. L3-i22, the genomic segment CACCGACTCCCGGGCGTCCGGGAGCGACGCCAGCTCGGCCGCGCCGACCGGGCCGTGGAACTCGGCGGCGTCGCCGCAGTGGGCCAGCCAGCGTTCCTGTTGCCGCCCGGTGAAGCCCGGCGTGCGCCGCAGCACGACCTCGGCCACCTCGGCCGGGAGCTCCGCCGGCACGTCGGTGAACGTGGCGTCGAACCGCGCCGCCGCGCTGCCGTCGGCGATGCACCACGGACACAGCTCGCTGTCCAGCTCCTCCTCGGCGAACACCGGCCCGGCGTAGGTCAGAGGCCGCTCCCGGCCGCAGCAGAGGCAGTCGACCGGCTCCCGCGTGACGGCGCCGGTGGCGATCGGATCCGGGTGGTAGACGAACTCGGGCAGGTCCATGGCCGCGATCATGCCCGCTCGAGTTGGTCGAGGGCCCAGGCCGCCCACTCGCGCTGGGCCTCGGCCTGGCGGACGCCGAGCTCGATGGCGAGCCGGCCGAACCGGAGGCGGCCGCGCGGGTGGCGGCGGTCGGTGTCGGCCAGGTCGGCCATCGCGCGCAGCTCGACGGCGAGTTCGTCGGCCTCGGCGAGCTGGCTCTGGACGACCGCCCGGGCCTCGGCCGGCTCCAGCGCGGAGATCAGGCACAGCCGCAGGATCTGCTCGTCGCGGACCGCGCGCGGCTTGGGCGGCGACAGCAGCCACCCACGCAGGGCGTCCCGCCCCGAAGCGGTGATCGCGTACGTCCGCCGCCCCCGCGCGCCCTCCTCGGCGACCTCGATCAGCCCGTCCTCGGCCAGCCGGGCCAGCTCTGGGTAGATGTGGCTCTGCCGGGCGGTCCAGGCGAACCGCTGCAACGACTTCTCGAACCGGGCGGTCAGCGCATATCCGCTGGCCGGGCCGTCCTCCAACAGTCCGAGGACCGCGAAACGTAACGACATCCGAGAATTCTCCCATGCCCACGCCTACATTTGTATAGGTACAGTTGTAGGCATGGACGTACTCATCGTCGGCGCCGGCCCGACCGGGCTCACCCTCGCCTGTGACCTCGCCCGTCAGGGCGTCGACTTCCGCATCGTGGCGCGCGAGCCGCGGCCCGCGCCGGGCTCCCGCGGGTTCAGCCTCAAGCCGCTGTCGCTGGCCGCCCTGGATGACCTCGGCGCCGCCCCGGCGATCACCGCGGCCGGCTCCGTCGAGCGCCGCACCCGGTTCCACCTGGGCACCCGCCTGCTGTTCCGCGGGGATGTGCCGCCGGACGTGGCGACGGCCGAGAATCCGTACCCGAATCTGATCGCCCTCCCGCAGTGGCGGACCGAGGCGATCCTGCGGGAGCGGCTCGCCGAGCTGGGCCGGGCGGTCGAGTTCGGGGTGGAGGTGACCGGCGTCGACGGCGAGCGCGTCACGCTGGCGACCGGGGAGGCGATCACCGCGCGGTTCGTGGTCGGCGCGGACGGCGGGCACAGCGTGGTCCGCAAGGCGATGGGCGTCGCGTTCACCGGTCACTCCGGGGAGCAGAGCGCGGTGGTCGCCGACGTCCGGCTCGACGGGCTCGACCCGGCCGACGGGGTGCACCTGTGGCTGGATCCCGGCGCCGGCATGCTGGCCGCCCGGCCGCAGGGGGCCGGGCTGTGGCAGATCGTCGCGTCCGGCGTCGAGGCCGATCCGGACGTGCTGCGGGCGGCGTTCCGGACCCGCAGCGGCCGGCCGGACCTGCGGATCACCGAGGTGGAGTGGATCTCCCGGTGGCGGTACAACGTGCGGATGGCGTCGCGGTTCCGGGCCGGGAACCGGTTCGTGGCCGGGGACGCCGCGCACGTGCACAGCCCGTTCGGCGGGCACGGGATGAACACCGGCATCCAGGACGCGTACAACCTGGGGTGGAAGCTGGGCATGGTCCTGCGCGGCGAGGCGACGGGCGCGCTGCTGGACACGTACGAGATCGAAAGAATGCCGGTGGCCCGCAGCATCCTCGCGGACAGTGACCGGCGGATGTCCGGGATGTTGGGCTCGCGCCTCGCGCGCCCCCTGCTCGGGCCGCTGATGAAGGCCGGTATGGCCCGGCAGTCGCGGAGGAATCGCCGGGATCATCCGGCGTACCCGGAGGGGCCGCTGATCACCGCGGGTGGCGGTCATCCCGCCCCGGACGGCCGCCTGCCGACCGGCGCCCGGCTGTTCGACCTGTTCCGCGGCTCGCACTTCACGGTGCTCGGCCCGGCCCCGGTGCCGGGCCTGGACCTGGGATTCGTCCGCCAGGTCCAGGTCACCGGGCCGTTCCGGGTGGTCCGCCCGGACGGCTACCTCGCCCTGGTCGCGCCCGGGCCGCAGCCGGTGCTCGACTACTTCGCCCGGGTCCGCGCCCCGGCCCTGGTCTAGGGCCTGCGGCCGATCCAGACATAGCGGGTGGCCCGGACCGCGAGATCGTCGCGGTCCGCGGCATTCTCGGCGTACGCCGTCAACGCCGCCAGCTCGTCCGCGGTGAGCCGCCCCGCCAGCCGCTCCGCGCTGCGCCCCAGGGTGACCTGCGCATACCGCACCGCGGTGGCGTCCAGCGGCCCGGCCAGCTCGATGTCGAACTGCCGCTCCCCGGCCAGGGTGAACCCGGCCGCCGTCAACCGGGCGCCCCAGTCCACACCCATGTGCAGGCCGCCCTCGAGGCGCATCCTGGCCAGCTCGTCGTGGGCCCGCTGCTCGACCGCGACCCCGGCCGGATCGGTGAGGAACCGCGGGAACCCGTCGATCTCGGTGATCATGAAGACGCCGCCCGGCCGGAGCACCTCGAAGACCTGGCCGAGGGTGCGCGCCGGGTCGGCCAGGTGGTGCATCGACGCGGACGCCCACACCAGGTCGGCCGGGCCGAGCGCGGGCCAGTCGCCGTCCAGGTCGGCCCGGACCGTACTGATCCGGTCGCCGAACCCCGCCTCGTCGGCCCGCCGCCGCAGGTGGGCGAGCATCTCCTCGTCCATGTCGACCGCGGTCAGCGTGGCGGCGGGCAGGTGCCGGGCCAGCGCGATGGTCCCGGTCCCGGTGCCGGCGCCCAGGTCGACGATGCGCGGGGTGGCCGGGACGAGCGAGCCGGCCCAGCCGATCACCTCGCGGTAGTAGTCCCGCAGGACCTCGGCGTCCAGGTCGAGCATCTGCGCCAGCCCGTCCCCGTGCCCCTGCTGCTGCTGGTGACCGTGGCCGTGCTGGTGGTGGCCGTGCTGGTGACCGTGTTCGTGTGCCATGCCACGACCGTACCCTCGTCTTGCGTCTC encodes:
- a CDS encoding CbrC family protein, whose protein sequence is MDLPEFVYHPDPIATGAVTREPVDCLCCGRERPLTYAGPVFAEEELDSELCPWCIADGSAAARFDATFTDVPAELPAEVAEVVLRRTPGFTGRQQERWLAHCGDAAEFHGPVGAAELASLPDARESVRAHLTGYYGWPAEVAEALLNALRRDGDGTAYLFRCRHCATHLAYADFA
- a CDS encoding PadR family transcriptional regulator, yielding MSLRFAVLGLLEDGPASGYALTARFEKSLQRFAWTARQSHIYPELARLAEDGLIEVAEEGARGRRTYAITASGRDALRGWLLSPPKPRAVRDEQILRLCLISALEPAEARAVVQSQLAEADELAVELRAMADLADTDRRHPRGRLRFGRLAIELGVRQAEAQREWAAWALDQLERA
- a CDS encoding FAD-dependent monooxygenase, whose amino-acid sequence is MDVLIVGAGPTGLTLACDLARQGVDFRIVAREPRPAPGSRGFSLKPLSLAALDDLGAAPAITAAGSVERRTRFHLGTRLLFRGDVPPDVATAENPYPNLIALPQWRTEAILRERLAELGRAVEFGVEVTGVDGERVTLATGEAITARFVVGADGGHSVVRKAMGVAFTGHSGEQSAVVADVRLDGLDPADGVHLWLDPGAGMLAARPQGAGLWQIVASGVEADPDVLRAAFRTRSGRPDLRITEVEWISRWRYNVRMASRFRAGNRFVAGDAAHVHSPFGGHGMNTGIQDAYNLGWKLGMVLRGEATGALLDTYEIERMPVARSILADSDRRMSGMLGSRLARPLLGPLMKAGMARQSRRNRRDHPAYPEGPLITAGGGHPAPDGRLPTGARLFDLFRGSHFTVLGPAPVPGLDLGFVRQVQVTGPFRVVRPDGYLALVAPGPQPVLDYFARVRAPALV
- a CDS encoding class I SAM-dependent methyltransferase — translated: MAHEHGHQHGHHQHGHGHQQQQGHGDGLAQMLDLDAEVLRDYYREVIGWAGSLVPATPRIVDLGAGTGTGTIALARHLPAATLTAVDMDEEMLAHLRRRADEAGFGDRISTVRADLDGDWPALGPADLVWASASMHHLADPARTLGQVFEVLRPGGVFMITEIDGFPRFLTDPAGVAVEQRAHDELARMRLEGGLHMGVDWGARLTAAGFTLAGERQFDIELAGPLDATAVRYAQVTLGRSAERLAGRLTADELAALTAYAENAADRDDLAVRATRYVWIGRRP